CCTTTTGTATCTGCTTCACTAGTGGAAGCACATGCTCATTTTAGGCAATGTGAAAATACCCAAGCAACAAAGCTAGACACTAAACATGTTACTTTCTAACTAGCATGACTTGTTAAATGCCAAGAgaaattaagggggggggggggggggtgtaaaaaacaaaacaaaaaaactggacTTGTTTAAGAGTTAGGGCATGGAGAGAGGCTGGCCATGCTTTGAGGAATTACATGTGGATTCCTGACCACCTTCCCTTATAGGATTTTGTAAGTTGTGAATACATTGTGCCAGTGAACACTACcaggtcttaaagaggaacttcagcctaaacatttacactagttttttttttttttttaaaacaaaagttcttatccaccctgtttttttaaaaacaggcaaatgttatgggatatcatggggcagccatctttttggtgtaaaggaggtgacagggagcatgagacagttccaactgtcccaatcacccttcccagctgctaggcaatgaAATCAGAAATCATGCTTTGCAAAGtatcagtggaaaaaaaaatccttgtggttttctttgatggggcggagtttagcttctaagcagctaaaaatgaggcttaggtATGAAAAGCagagttttgatgctgtgaacctgacaaacaccaagccttttcagtgctgctgaatagatttagtctggaggttcactttaacatacctGGACTAGAGGTATAACCTACTACAGTAcaaacagacaatggcctcaattcactaagatcatgctagagataataaggcaagagaaaactcaacacgtgagagttatcttacctcttcattccttaagttacctctcctgtagttaattaacctcctctgtagttaatttcacatgcagctaattaacagcttgtctttaactctggagttattttaaggattggagagttaatttaaagacagaagagttaactttaggcttgcctgaggtaaaatgtttcctgaatactacatgcctcatcaccatggtaacaactctagaagtgttattaaagacaggagataagtttagtgaattgaggccattgagtcaTCTAGCTTCATGACTGACCAGGCCACATTGCTTCCATCAAGACACAGAAGAGGATGTACAGATCGCCTGGTTCACAACTCGAGAGTCACTGTAGGAGCTCACTTACCAGCTGAGAGGTCTCTCTTCCCTTGTCTTGGTCTTCCACCCCATCTTCTGCTCTGGCCAGGAGGAGGACTGCTGCAGGTTCCTGTGCTACAGCACTGGCAGATTGCATTGGAGCCCTCTAGAGGAGTCCAGCTGAAACAGATTATGGCAGGGTTAGCCACAACACATCTCAAGTGAAAACTATGAGCAGTAACAGCtatggagctttgggccccaacaCAAGTTTAATATTGCCGATTCTCCCCCAGCAGTATCAATATGGTGAGCCACAAACCTGCCATGGTCATACACAGCATCAGGTGTAAGCTGAGGCAGTGGAACAGTTTGTCTATATGTTATAGAAAGCATCCAGAAAagtcattaccagcacagcaacAATAGAGAGGCAGTATTGCAATTGAGGTTGGGCCCCTCTagtccaagggccctggtgcagtcacaacctctgcatccctgtgagagaacgtggaaaagccgccaccTGTGCTGttgaggaggcggctgtttccgcgtccaatgtggTGGTTTGCATGCGGAGGTGTGcggctggtaacagggcagaatgcggcaaagccgccgcatgtaacagtAAGGCGGCGgcttccgcgtccagcgcagcggtttgcacacagcagcatgtgtctggtgtggctgggtctgttagtgcacacaggcttaggaatacatgcgcgctgagaggcagaacttatactgggcaaggagagatcagctgatcatgccgatcagctgactccagagcaggttactattggttgatcaaataGGGGTGGTGCCAGTGAGCACTACTCTATATcgttgctgctggccagtctcaagttgtctgccgttgcgatcactacgtgcaagcaatcagaccttagtcagatcctgcagtgtgaaccaggaggacctgggaattcacactgagccagttcaCTTGTGTTattctgtgttatactctagactagttccagggtgtagagaccaaggacctcacacccagactaggcattgtttgatatctgttatgactttctgctttcctgactatccctctgatctctgattcggtaccttgcatatctgatactgttGCCAaaaccctgctagccttggataccgaatcagccttctgtctatgtacgttATCTGACAGTGTGTGGCCGACTGAGAGCTATCTCCGATTAAGAGTCTCCAGATCAGACAGTGACATCCACCAtcgggtgtcactcaccttctggcCTTTCCTACCttgagcctgactccaccccttggagagtctcaggctgctggaaggtttctgtgtccTCAAGTGCAGTATTGCTACACTGCCTTCGATCACCTGCTCTgcgggtgcattactcaaagtattactgttacaccaaacactcacatacctcaggtgtccagaggttagcaatatatctgtattattggtgattctgcagatcaccaataatcagattctctctgcatgctgacaccaatcgttacaatcccCTATTGCTTTATCAATGCGAGTCTTATTGTTTTAGAGTTAAGAGTTATCTAGGCAAGAGCTTCTGAGCTAGTTTACCAACTTGGTCAAACAGTCATTTTTTGAGTTTTAAACAACCAAGAGACTGCTTGAGAGGAAGCTTTtacagcaggaaagttcaaaggtcaTTTACCCTTTACAGCTCAATAGTGTGGATTCTCAACTGCAACTGAGAGTGTGATGCAGTATTCTAAAGCTACTGAAGGGATATGAgacaatacagtgggcagcattgcaggaagtgatgagtggAATGCAGAAGAGGCGAGTCACTCCTGCCTGCTGCTCCTATTAATATGCTTGTTGCTGCACtggaaaggttcagggaaacgttgaAAAAaataatccatatccacttacccggggcttcctccagcccgtggcaggcaggaggtgccctcgccgccgctccagaggcttccggtcatcttcggtggccgaccaggCCGGCTgctaggtcgggctcttctgcgtcccacgcgggcgcgctgacgtcatcggacgtcctccgggctgtactgagcaggctagttctgcgcagtacagcccggaggacgtccgatgacagcgcgcccgcgtgggacgcagaagagcccgtccgtggagcgcagaagagcccgacctggcagccggccaccGATgactggaagcctctggagcggcggcgagggcacctcctgcctgccacgggctggaggaagccccgggtaagtggatatggatttttatttttttcaacgtttccctgaaccttccctttaaaagctagagggggagcgcagactggggacccaggtgagggaagggggggtctaacccccctgctgctgtgcccaatacccccttcagcTTGGTGGCCCCCTACACCCAGGGggtgctgcacccccccccccccccctttcctgcctGGGGAACTGGTCTCATGGGTGAACCAGCCAAAGAATTTTCAGATTAGTGATGCTTGTTGGGATTTCACGGAACTAAAGTTTTTCCATTTGATTGGAGAGCAGATTTCTGCAACTGTTAGCCCAGGGTGCAGAATGTGAAATTCCATTACCAAATTAATTATAGACCAGTTAAATACCCCAgagaaccaccccccccccccccagtcttcttaTTTGGCCTACAATTGTGCCATTCTGGTTACcatggtaaaatactgcattctgattggccaaatatttgAGTCAACTCTATTCGACTAACCAGAATGCAAAAACACCTTTGAAATGTGCCATCAGTAATTAGCATTGACTGAAGTGGGGATGGTTGGGAACACAGATTTTAGATTCTTTGAACTAGAGGAAACTGCTTACTGTTTGAACCTTCCACAAGCCACCCAAGGCCTGGACAGGCAGGATAAGGTTTGCGGTGCTCCAGTCCAgaatctaatgctggatacacggtgcgttcctgcactcgcTGCTCCCGGCGACTCAATTTCTGACATGTCAGATTtgggtttcgatggatcgttaggttgatttggcatactttacatgtaaatcgaccTAACAAGCGAAATGCACTCAGAAATAAGCGAGTCGATGCGAATCGacgggcgcatcgagtgcgggaatgcaccaagtgtacccagcattaggagaTCTCTACAGTAGAACAAATCTGTAGAGTGACTATGAAAATCTTTGCAGCTAGTTGGCATTCAGAAACAAGCTTATATAGGCTATGAGCACAGCTATGCACTATTACATGACTGTGCCCTCAAAGCAATGGTTAAATGGCTGAGTGGTACTCTACAATCTCTTCAGCTGTGAGAATCTCCCATCTGCCTAATATTAGACATGAAATGCAAGTTGCTTGACTTCTCACCTGCTGGTAGATTTGCTGTAGGAACAGGCTTTGTTCATGGAGTCTGGCACTTTTTCAGCTGGAACCCCCCTTAGATAACAGGTGATGAAGATCTGAAATAGGAAGATTCCTATTAGTAATCAAACCTTACAAAATACCATGCTCAGTTCTATGGTGGACCATAGGGGTTTGGCAACACGATAACTCCTTACCATTGACTGGTCTACATTCAGGAATTTGAAGGCATCAACTGAAAACTGCAGCTTGTCAGGTGTGATTCTTGGATATCTGAAAGCCGACGAGGCATCATCTTGCATACCATCCATAAGACACCTAAAGAACATGGATGAGGATTTGTAGCTGGAGCAAAGTTCACAAAAACCCCCTCCCATCTGTATTACCCAAATCTTACCCATTGGCTGCTATGATGTTATAGTTAGGAGAAGAGGTGGGATCTTGAGATAGTGTGGCCACACAACTGTCAACATACAGGAACAGATCAATATGGTTCTGTGTGTCCACTGAAGCTTCTATGTTTATTACGTCGCCCAGCT
This DNA window, taken from Hyperolius riggenbachi isolate aHypRig1 chromosome 3, aHypRig1.pri, whole genome shotgun sequence, encodes the following:
- the LOC137562009 gene encoding zona pellucida sperm-binding protein 3-like, with the translated sequence MVLTSHCGCLVALWEIKAVCKRHSNVSSDAIKPTWSPFSTTVSSEERMSFSLNLMSDDWNSQRNSITFQLGDVINIEASVDTQNHIDLFLYVDSCVATLSQDPTSSPNYNIIAANGCLMDGMQDDASSAFRYPRITPDKLQFSVDAFKFLNVDQSMIFITCYLRGVPAEKVPDSMNKACSYSKSTSSWTPLEGSNAICQCCSTGTCSSPPPGQSRRWGGRPRQGKRDLSAGAQKEPEQMVTTLGPLLIIGPEASRTFVVTEESNPVELWVLVATGGFSLLVVLVCAVVIGKSMRRPQYAVAMEK